The Plasmodium falciparum 3D7 genome assembly, chromosome: 3 nucleotide sequence GGTATTAATTCCACACCTCAtttaatattcatatgtaCTGTAAAAATATGCGAAAGAAAggatttatataatacatacatatatatgtttatatatatatatatatatatatatttattttattttattttttttttttttcatatagaCTGAGACATAGGGGACCCGACTGGAACGGCATCGTAGTTGAGGAGAATGATGATGGGACGACAAATGTGCTGGCACATGAACGTCTAGCTATAGTAGACGTATTATCTGGTCACCAACCCTtatatgatgatgaagaagaggTATGTTTAACAATAAAtggagaaatatataatcatttggaattaagaaaattaataaaagaagagaatttgaataaattaaaaagttGTTCTGATTGTGCAGTGATAccaaatttatttaaaatatataaagagaaAATTCCATCCATGTTAGATGGTATATTTGCGGGTGTAATTAGTgacaagaaaaataatacattttttgcTTTTCGAGATCCTATAGGTATATGTCCATTATATATAGGTTATGCAGCTGATGGCTCTATATGGTTTTCATCTGAATTTAAAGCCTTAAAAGATAATTGTATAAGATATGTAATATTTCCCCCTGgtcattattataagaataataaaaataaaggagAATTTGTTAGGTACTATAACCCTAATTGGTGGTCTTTAAATAATAGCATACCAAATAATAAAGTCGATTTTAATGAAATACGTATACATTTAGAAAAGGCAGTAATAAAAAGATTAATGGGTGATGTGCCTTTTGGTATCTTATTATCAGGAGGATTAGATTCATCCATAATTGCTGCAATCCTTGCTAagcatttaaatattttagatAACAAAAATGGGAAAAGCATTCAAAATGGTAATGATAAAAAGAGTAACAACAATGGAAATGAGagcaacaataataataataataataattttaataataacaactcAGGACCTCAAAAACTGAGAAGCTTTTCTATAGGTTTAAAAGGCTCTCCTGATTTAAAAGCAGCAAAAGAGGTAGCTGAATATTTAGGTATAGAACATACcgaattttattttactgtTGAAGAAGGTATAGATTCATTACATGATGTAATTTATCATATAGAAACGTATGATATTACCACTATACGTGCATCTACAcctatgtatattttatcaaGATTAATTAAAAGTAGTTGTGTTAAAATGGTTTTAAGTGGGGAAGGTTCGGATGAAATATTTGGAGGGtatctatattttcataaagcacctaataaagaagaatttCATAGAGAACTTCAAAGAAAAATACATGATCTacattattatgatgtaCTAAGAGCCAATAAATCTACTATGGCCTTTGGTATTGAAGCAAGGGTACCCTTTTTAGATATACAATTCTTGAATGTTGTTATGAATATTGACCCACAAGATAAAATGTgctcaaataataaaatagaaaaatatattttaagaaaagCATTTGAAGGATATTTACCTGAACATATCCTATACAGACAAAAAGAACAATTCTCAGATGGTGTTGGATATAATTGGATTGATGGATTAAAACAATAtgcagaaaaaaaaatatcagaTATTCAATTTTCAAGAGCAAAATTTCTTTTCCCATATAATACACCCAAAACCAAAGAAGGATATCTATACAGATGTATTTTCTCAGAGTGCTTCCCTGAACAATGTGCACAAGAATCAGTACCACAAGGAGAATCCATCGCATGCTCAACTAGTAAAGCCGTTGAATGGGATGAAAGTTTTAAACAAAATGCTGACCAGTCAGGTCGATCGGTTCTAGGAATACATAGACACTCGAAGCAATTTGATGATGTAAAATGTATTCCGTTACAAAATCAAGAAAGCATCAATTATTAAAACAAAGCACATTTGGTaaatctaatatatatatatatatatattataaatatgtttatttatttatttatttatttatttgtttatttccATTTGTGTTATAACAATCTTATAATATCACAAAGGTATACAtaggaataaatatatgtatgaacttttttgtatgtttatgtatttttatgcACACATGCGTGgcttatataattattatttttaatatgtatacatatatatatatatatatatatatatgtgattttttttttttttttttaaatgacaAATTGTaactaaataaaaaaatatatatttctttcaagtatgataagaaaaataattcgtattaacaatatatatgttttttaaatatggcataattatatatgtataaatataattttaataatgatataatttgATGAATAATCcttaatattatttcctCCAGGAAATTAGTACtttcagaaaaaaaaaaaaaaaaaattataaatatatataatatatatatatatatatatatatttatatttatttattatatcctcTTGGAAAAgttgaaataaatatattcagagcaatttcatatttcatattttataattttttttatatagcattattttaataataataaataaaaaatatatttaatttaaaatattatattgattaatttttcgttttttcaaaggtaatattatatatatatatatatatataatatatattatattattttttttttttttaaataatataaaaaaatatataaaaaagaattgacgtaaaaaatattctatataaaaattatacatacaaaaaaagaggtatttttatatatatattatatctataaggatttattatttatatacaaatgtatattttttttttttttttttttactgcACTTTGAACACTACACTTTTagcataatatattataatatatataattatatatatataatattatatatatatatatatatatatatatatgtatatatatatatatatatatatatatgtttataaggggactatattatttatatcatatacaatatatatgatacatttttatttattttattatatacatttattatttatttattttcattttacctttaattttatgtactattaaaaatttataatgttcaacaaatataatatatatatataatatatataatattgcaaaaaaaaataaaatataatccATTTCTTAagatcttaaaaaaaaaaaaaagaggaaaCCCTAAACCACGTTATTATGTTtgcataatattatattatttactatatatcaaatattattatatatatatatatatatatatattatatatatataattatttctaAATTGtgataagaagaaaaaacagataaaataaaaacttaatatatccataatatatattatattataataataatattatattataatattatacttttctttttatcattatatattataatatatatatatatatattttaaaatatatttatatatttgtatataatgtaatatatattatatataatatatatatatatatatatataatattttttattatttattattttattaaaaatatttttttccttcccCACAGTGAATGGAttgatttttcttttcttattatatatcttacataatttatattaaaaaaaaaaaaaaaaagataatttttttttttattttttgttgcaaattttaatttatatatataatatatttatataataataatatttcactgatttttatttaaacatttttttttttttatatatatatatatattataaaataaaaaaaaaaaaaaaaaaactttaaaattattgaaaaattaaagaaagaatatttctttttatttaattaattttaaatttccccatattaataaaaaaatattaacctTAAAAAAAGTAAGATTACAAAaagagaatatatatatatattatttatattatacaattgaatttatattatatatatttttattattgttatataatttgatacttatattattattattattattgtttaataataatactgtattatatatgtaaatttaaatatataaagtttttatttatttagaaTTATTGTTcttccatttttatattatattatattattttatttattattatttttttttttttttgacctCAAATTAACaaaagttttatatataaataaatatatatgtacaggcattttgtatataacatataattttttttttttttttttttcaaaagcgatatataataaagtgttaataaaatttatgacTTGTacatgtaaataaaatatatacaacattatatatatatatatataatatacatatatataatatacatatatataatatacatatatataatatacatatatgtttattcatttatatattaattggaCAATTGCACAGttgtatattttcatttgattatttttttttattttttttttcctgtagtttatatatataaaaaatggctATGAAATACGTTGCTGCATATCTTATGTGTGTATTGGGAGGAAATGAAAACCCAAGCACAAAAGAAGTTAAGAATGTGTTAGGAGCCGTAAATGCTGATGTAGAAGATGAAGTTTTAAACAATTTTATTGATTCATTAAAAGGAAAGAGTTGCCATGAATTAATTACTGAtggattaaaaaaattacaaaatattGGAGGTGGTGTAGCTGCCGCACCAGCTGGTGCCGCTGCAGTAGAAACTGCTGAAGCTAAGAAAGAAGAtaagaaagaagaaaagaaagaaga carries:
- a CDS encoding 60S acidic ribosomal protein P2, with product MAMKYVAAYLMCVLGGNENPSTKEVKNVLGAVNADVEDEVLNNFIDSLKGKSCHELITDGLKKLQNIGGGVAAAPAGAAAVETAEAKKEDKKEEKKEEEEEEEDDLGFSLFG
- a CDS encoding asparagine synthetase [glutamine-hydrolyzing], putative — translated: MCGILAIFHSSIEKHRLRRKALNLSKILRHRGPDWNGIVVEENDDGTTNVLAHERLAIVDVLSGHQPLYDDEEEVCLTINGEIYNHLELRKLIKEENLNKLKSCSDCAVIPNLFKIYKEKIPSMLDGIFAGVISDKKNNTFFAFRDPIGICPLYIGYAADGSIWFSSEFKALKDNCIRYVIFPPGHYYKNNKNKGEFVRYYNPNWWSLNNSIPNNKVDFNEIRIHLEKAVIKRLMGDVPFGILLSGGLDSSIIAAILAKHLNILDNKNGKSIQNGNDKKSNNNGNESNNNNNNNNFNNNNSGPQKLRSFSIGLKGSPDLKAAKEVAEYLGIEHTEFYFTVEEGIDSLHDVIYHIETYDITTIRASTPMYILSRLIKSSCVKMVLSGEGSDEIFGGYLYFHKAPNKEEFHRELQRKIHDLHYYDVLRANKSTMAFGIEARVPFLDIQFLNVVMNIDPQDKMCSNNKIEKYILRKAFEGYLPEHILYRQKEQFSDGVGYNWIDGLKQYAEKKISDIQFSRAKFLFPYNTPKTKEGYLYRCIFSECFPEQCAQESVPQGESIACSTSKAVEWDESFKQNADQSGRSVLGIHRHSKQFDDVKCIPLQNQESINY